The Leptospira sp. WS39.C2 genome contains a region encoding:
- a CDS encoding HmuY family protein, with product MKYIVFGILILSVSCARQKSALTDQELFVNNLITSIVNAGNPNALDKIVFSRSNGDGSYTTRFNATNLDFYIFFQFEGNKQIPLSEKDTLTWDIAFNRYKAATNSGDTNRFGLGGACKSNTTDFGVASSTSAASQGCTSFTTDISTTTQGIGGAGAIYIGNPLVTEWYFYTIGFLTPKPDIFLIRSGTGSSIYAVHIENYYSDAGTSGYPTIRWKKLP from the coding sequence TTGAAGTACATTGTTTTTGGGATTCTAATTCTTTCTGTGTCATGTGCAAGGCAGAAGTCTGCCTTGACTGACCAAGAATTGTTTGTCAACAACCTGATCACAAGTATTGTGAACGCAGGGAATCCCAATGCTTTAGACAAAATCGTATTCTCCCGCTCCAATGGAGATGGGAGTTATACTACTAGATTTAATGCCACCAATTTAGATTTTTATATTTTTTTCCAATTTGAAGGGAACAAACAAATTCCTTTATCGGAGAAAGATACTTTAACATGGGATATTGCATTTAATCGATATAAGGCGGCGACTAATTCGGGTGATACCAATCGGTTTGGACTTGGTGGAGCTTGTAAAAGTAACACAACAGATTTTGGCGTTGCTAGTTCAACTTCAGCGGCATCACAAGGTTGTACAAGTTTTACAACTGACATTTCCACAACAACCCAAGGGATCGGCGGGGCAGGAGCTATTTATATTGGCAATCCACTCGTTACAGAATGGTATTTTTATACGATTGGATTTTTAACTCCTAAACCTGATATTTTCTTGATCCGATCAGGAACAGGTTCTTCTATTTATGCAGTGCATATTGAAAATTATTATAGTGATGCAGGGACCTCTGGATACCCAACCATCCGTTGGAAAAAACTCCCTTAA
- a CDS encoding TonB-dependent receptor plug domain-containing protein: MVSNLQFCFPILCLLFLFLGEVHAQTRTNGKTTKPITKSETTPANTQTSPVDTKIETTEDSGKEKTQVGNEETKTEESAEEDRFKDLDNKNGIVVTGSRGERRLKDSAVATEVISRKRIEQTGARNLGEVLDTQIGINVTPFFGGSQVQMLGLDSKYVLFLVDGQRVAGRLNNTIDLTRFKVQNIERIEIVKGSSSSLYGADAIGGVINIITKQAEKPEHYQFRTTYGNGRQMNFGSQGEKNMIADVGFKNNFVATNFFGGFNQAAAYDLDPRTPATTGNSFQDNNLGGNMTFNPDGQFKVKTGINYLNRNQAGVDSRATGGVFDRTNMTNDFLALGALEYAYGKKNMVSLRGNFSRWENHYKLDQRNSNELDVREITNEFSSQGVAQIDHEVHKDHMITAGLESFSEELQSDRLERRNAYRTRRAAFIQDEWVVWRQGFVWRLVPGVRHDVDSQFGGQTTPKIATKVDITSNLVFRASYGKGFRPPSFRELYLRFENPGVGYTVEGNDKLRPEKSTTVNADLEYSPYKYWTLSLSVFRNDITDLIQYSFGTRTSEFATFQLKNVQRAYTRGVEAGSRVRFLKYFALELGYNQTDTRDLTTDRPLEGRALHQGTMNFFVNAPDGWEFALRAKRLDKRPFYSTTNDFTAGTSTALIDQQTKSVEENNKVVYGKPFTLLNVRMEKKFFEGRMSLFLGVDNVLDQYELTYNPIRPRFYYGGLQATF, translated from the coding sequence ATGGTATCAAACTTACAATTTTGTTTCCCTATCTTATGTTTGCTTTTCCTCTTCTTAGGTGAGGTTCACGCCCAAACACGTACAAACGGCAAAACGACAAAACCAATTACCAAATCGGAAACAACACCAGCTAACACACAAACTTCGCCAGTAGATACAAAAATTGAAACTACTGAGGATTCTGGAAAAGAAAAAACACAAGTTGGTAACGAAGAAACAAAAACGGAAGAATCTGCGGAAGAAGATCGTTTCAAAGATTTGGACAACAAAAACGGAATCGTAGTCACAGGATCTCGCGGAGAACGTCGACTCAAAGATTCAGCAGTTGCCACAGAAGTAATTTCTCGCAAACGAATCGAACAAACTGGTGCACGTAACTTAGGTGAGGTGCTTGATACCCAAATTGGTATCAATGTTACGCCATTTTTTGGTGGTTCCCAAGTTCAAATGTTGGGACTTGATTCCAAATATGTATTATTTTTAGTAGATGGGCAAAGGGTTGCCGGAAGACTTAATAACACCATTGATTTAACTCGTTTCAAAGTGCAAAACATAGAAAGGATTGAAATTGTAAAAGGTAGTTCTTCCTCTTTATATGGAGCTGATGCCATTGGGGGAGTGATCAATATCATCACCAAACAAGCAGAAAAACCAGAACATTACCAATTCCGTACAACGTATGGAAACGGACGCCAAATGAATTTTGGATCTCAAGGCGAAAAAAACATGATCGCCGATGTTGGTTTTAAAAATAATTTTGTGGCGACAAATTTTTTTGGTGGGTTTAACCAAGCAGCTGCTTATGACTTAGATCCAAGAACTCCCGCTACCACAGGAAACTCTTTCCAAGACAATAACCTTGGTGGTAATATGACTTTTAATCCTGATGGACAATTTAAAGTCAAAACTGGGATCAATTATTTAAACCGCAACCAAGCTGGTGTTGATTCTCGCGCTACCGGTGGTGTGTTTGATCGTACAAACATGACTAACGACTTTTTAGCGTTAGGTGCTCTAGAATATGCCTATGGAAAAAAGAATATGGTCTCACTCCGCGGGAATTTTTCTCGTTGGGAAAACCATTACAAATTGGACCAACGAAATTCTAATGAACTCGATGTTAGAGAAATCACAAATGAATTTTCCTCACAAGGCGTAGCCCAAATTGATCATGAAGTCCACAAAGATCACATGATCACTGCTGGATTGGAATCATTTTCAGAAGAATTACAATCGGATCGATTGGAACGTAGGAATGCTTATAGAACAAGGCGCGCTGCTTTTATCCAAGATGAATGGGTGGTTTGGCGCCAAGGTTTTGTTTGGCGGCTCGTACCTGGTGTCCGTCATGATGTGGATTCCCAATTTGGTGGACAAACCACTCCTAAAATTGCAACTAAGGTAGACATTACTAGTAATTTAGTCTTTCGAGCAAGTTATGGAAAAGGATTTCGACCACCTTCCTTTCGTGAATTGTATTTACGATTTGAAAATCCAGGAGTTGGTTACACGGTTGAAGGGAATGACAAACTCAGACCCGAGAAATCAACCACAGTAAATGCAGACTTAGAATATTCTCCTTATAAATATTGGACCTTATCACTCAGTGTCTTTCGGAATGATATCACTGACCTAATCCAATACAGTTTTGGAACTCGCACAAGTGAGTTTGCTACTTTCCAATTAAAAAACGTCCAACGAGCTTACACAAGAGGTGTAGAAGCAGGTTCCCGAGTTCGTTTTTTAAAGTATTTTGCCCTGGAACTGGGTTATAACCAAACAGATACAAGGGACCTAACAACGGATAGACCTCTTGAAGGCCGAGCACTACACCAAGGTACAATGAATTTTTTTGTAAATGCTCCTGATGGTTGGGAATTTGCATTACGTGCCAAAAGGTTAGACAAACGTCCTTTTTATAGCACAACGAATGATTTTACAGCAGGTACGAGTACAGCACTCATTGACCAGCAGACGAAAAGTGTTGAGGAAAACAACAAAGTGGTCTATGGAAAACCATTTACCCTGCTCAATGTTCGGATGGAGAAAAAATTTTTTGAAGGAAGGATGTCACTCTTTTTAGGAGTAGACAATGTTTTGGACCAATACGAGCTTACTTACAATCCTATTCGTCCAAGGTTTTACTATGGCGGACTACAAGCCACATTCTAA
- a CDS encoding DUF3015 domain-containing protein: MYSTRSSKILFFHITIISLFSFSIVKPIQAEPYGMAGCGLGSMVPVWKNDIGQVLAATTNVSFSSQTFGITSGTSNCTNDGIVKQKMAQEVFIAYNEGPLELETTKGSGERIRAMASLLGCPTHANELGKLMKEKHSYLFAKSNLENEFRSKEILVRLKSQIALDDSLKYICKN; this comes from the coding sequence ATGTATTCCACTCGAAGTTCTAAAATTCTTTTTTTTCATATAACAATCATTAGTTTATTTTCTTTTTCTATAGTGAAGCCAATCCAAGCCGAGCCTTATGGAATGGCTGGTTGTGGACTTGGGTCAATGGTTCCTGTTTGGAAAAATGACATTGGACAAGTCCTTGCAGCGACAACGAATGTAAGTTTTTCTTCCCAAACGTTTGGGATTACATCTGGGACTTCCAATTGTACAAACGACGGAATTGTAAAACAAAAGATGGCACAAGAAGTTTTCATCGCATATAATGAAGGGCCATTGGAGTTGGAAACAACCAAAGGGTCAGGAGAGAGGATTCGAGCAATGGCTTCTCTTTTAGGTTGTCCTACACATGCAAATGAATTAGGAAAACTGATGAAAGAAAAACATTCATATCTTTTTGCAAAATCCAATTTAGAAAACGAATTTCGTTCGAAGGAAATTTTAGTGAGACTAAAATCTCAAATCGCATTGGATGATTCTTTAAAATACATTTGTAAGAATTAG
- a CDS encoding FAD-binding oxidoreductase yields the protein MLTPQINLFKKSNPIQAQVLANTRLTPELGKGKRQSKEGEAAVHRITVAIDHSVYPYMIGQSAGIIPPGLDPEKQTKGLADASYTVRLYSIASPSYSFGQTKDNIEFIVKRDNVYDENGNLLHKGVCSNYICDLKPGDVVTMTGPAGKKFLLPQTDFSGDIFFFATGTGISPFFGMVEELLVQKLIQFQGQLWLIYGAPYSDEIVLREYFEEKAKEHSSFHFVTAISREEKNSFDGGKMYITHRAKENAEAIKNAVNGNGKFYICGGPKGMEKGVIQEMMSACGTELTYEAFKKNLEEKEQLFVETY from the coding sequence TTGCTTACCCCTCAGATCAATTTATTCAAAAAATCCAATCCCATCCAAGCCCAAGTCCTAGCAAACACCCGTTTGACTCCCGAACTCGGTAAAGGGAAACGCCAATCAAAAGAAGGAGAGGCGGCAGTCCACCGCATCACGGTTGCCATCGACCATTCTGTTTATCCTTATATGATTGGCCAGAGTGCGGGGATCATCCCACCAGGACTTGATCCCGAAAAACAAACAAAAGGCCTCGCTGATGCCAGTTATACGGTGCGTCTCTATTCCATTGCTTCCCCGTCTTATAGTTTTGGCCAAACCAAAGACAATATAGAATTCATCGTGAAGCGAGACAATGTCTATGATGAAAACGGAAACCTTCTCCACAAGGGAGTTTGTTCGAATTATATTTGCGACCTCAAACCTGGGGATGTAGTGACGATGACTGGTCCTGCTGGGAAAAAATTCCTACTCCCCCAAACGGATTTTTCGGGAGACATTTTCTTTTTTGCAACAGGAACAGGGATCAGTCCTTTTTTTGGAATGGTAGAAGAACTTCTCGTTCAAAAACTGATTCAATTCCAAGGACAACTTTGGTTAATTTACGGGGCTCCTTATTCCGATGAAATTGTCCTTCGTGAGTATTTTGAAGAAAAGGCGAAAGAACATTCTAGTTTTCATTTTGTAACGGCCATTAGTCGTGAAGAGAAAAACAGTTTTGATGGGGGGAAAATGTACATCACCCACCGTGCAAAAGAAAATGCAGAGGCCATTAAAAATGCTGTGAATGGAAACGGTAAGTTTTATATTTGTGGCGGTCCGAAGGGAATGGAGAAAGGAGTGATTCAGGAAATGATGTCTGCTTGTGGCACTGAACTCACTTACGAAGCTTTCAAAAAAAACCTGGAAGAAAAAGAACAATTATTTGTAGAGACGTACTAA
- a CDS encoding transcriptional coactivator p15/PC4 family protein: MAKTGIIRDIDKGRGEVIRVEISEYKGQTFFNIRVWYTDPNGELKPTQKGIAIAPTLVSELKEAIEEAERWLA, translated from the coding sequence ATGGCAAAAACAGGAATTATCCGAGACATTGACAAAGGAAGAGGGGAAGTCATCCGTGTGGAGATTTCCGAGTATAAGGGACAAACGTTTTTTAACATTCGAGTTTGGTATACAGATCCTAATGGCGAACTAAAACCCACTCAAAAAGGAATCGCCATTGCACCCACTCTCGTTAGTGAATTAAAAGAAGCAATTGAAGAAGCCGAACGTTGGTTAGCTTAG
- a CDS encoding anti-sigma factor antagonist (This anti-anti-sigma factor, or anti-sigma factor antagonist, belongs to a family that includes characterized members SpoIIAA, RsbV, RsfA, and RsfB.) yields the protein MFLEAKLEYPIIQEKEIQENHLLLRFRTPANPKVEERKPLVIGLAIDKSWSMKGEKMEAVIDASCALVNWLTRHDAVSVIAYSSDVQLIQSVTHLTEKVSVTDKIRNIQVATSTNLSGGWLSALKSLSQSKIPNAYKRVILLTDGNPTSGIKEKEALVTIASDHLALGISTTTIGVGNDFNEEMLVGIAKAGGGNFHYIDNPETASDIFFEEFGDIGALYAQAIDVELEFAPGIRLKQVLSETTHQVLEEFDEFLGDSKTISRQKINLQLGDLRADDLRNLVLRLEIDDRIHKADTPFCNVNVSYYNLLNQNVLESVKESFSFERGKNRGKQDPDVLVEILIANASLGIKEITEFVKRGQTEDAKTMLFGLIQDIRNNLHFAPNALGSLLNRLSVLESKMLTKSDDLHKHLFMNSQILSKGPDKIDLKDVVVHNQIFEYHTVGDIDLYKCPEIKQLIEQKIAEGFRYMIFDFSHTSHIDSSAIGMVIQIVGWLRRRGGELVVTNIRDSVKKIFEITRLYNHIRVAETLSSAKDVLQRIVYANEGDEIS from the coding sequence ATGTTTTTAGAAGCAAAATTGGAATACCCAATCATCCAAGAGAAGGAAATCCAAGAAAACCATCTCTTGTTGCGATTTCGTACCCCTGCCAATCCAAAAGTAGAGGAAAGGAAACCACTCGTGATTGGACTAGCCATTGACAAAAGTTGGTCAATGAAGGGAGAAAAGATGGAAGCAGTGATTGATGCTTCCTGTGCCCTAGTGAATTGGTTAACAAGACATGATGCTGTATCCGTTATCGCCTATTCTTCCGATGTACAACTCATCCAATCAGTTACTCACCTAACAGAGAAAGTTTCTGTAACTGATAAAATTCGTAATATCCAAGTGGCAACTTCTACCAATTTAAGTGGAGGATGGTTGTCTGCATTAAAAAGCTTAAGCCAATCCAAAATTCCCAATGCATACAAAAGAGTGATCCTTTTGACAGATGGCAATCCAACTTCTGGGATCAAGGAAAAAGAAGCATTAGTGACTATTGCAAGTGATCATTTGGCGCTGGGTATATCAACCACAACCATTGGTGTAGGAAATGATTTTAATGAAGAGATGTTAGTTGGGATCGCAAAAGCTGGTGGTGGGAATTTTCATTATATCGATAATCCAGAGACTGCTTCTGATATTTTTTTTGAAGAGTTTGGAGATATTGGAGCCTTGTATGCACAGGCTATCGATGTGGAACTAGAGTTTGCACCTGGTATTCGTTTGAAACAAGTTTTGTCGGAAACCACTCACCAAGTTTTAGAAGAGTTTGATGAATTTTTAGGAGATTCAAAAACGATATCTCGTCAAAAAATCAATCTACAATTAGGTGATTTACGGGCCGACGACCTTCGCAATTTAGTATTACGATTGGAAATTGATGATCGTATTCACAAGGCTGACACACCCTTCTGCAATGTGAATGTTTCTTATTATAATTTGTTAAATCAAAATGTTTTAGAATCGGTGAAGGAATCTTTTTCCTTTGAACGTGGTAAAAACCGTGGCAAACAAGACCCTGATGTTCTAGTGGAAATCTTAATTGCCAATGCAAGTTTGGGAATTAAAGAAATCACTGAATTTGTGAAACGGGGCCAAACCGAAGATGCCAAAACAATGTTATTTGGTCTGATCCAAGACATTCGCAACAATTTACATTTTGCTCCCAATGCACTTGGTTCTTTACTCAATCGTTTGTCTGTTTTAGAATCGAAAATGCTCACCAAATCAGATGACTTACACAAACATCTATTCATGAATTCACAGATTTTATCAAAAGGACCTGATAAAATAGATCTGAAAGATGTTGTGGTTCATAATCAAATTTTTGAATACCATACTGTGGGAGATATTGACTTATACAAATGCCCCGAAATCAAACAATTGATCGAACAAAAAATAGCCGAAGGTTTTCGTTATATGATTTTTGATTTTTCCCATACCTCACATATCGATTCTTCAGCGATTGGTATGGTGATCCAAATTGTCGGTTGGTTGCGGAGGAGGGGTGGAGAACTTGTAGTGACAAACATTCGTGATTCGGTAAAAAAAATCTTTGAAATCACAAGATTGTACAATCACATCCGCGTTGCAGAAACATTATCCTCTGCAAAAGATGTATTACAGAGGATTGTGTATGCGAATGAAGGTGATGAAATCAGTTGA
- a CDS encoding 7-carboxy-7-deazaguanine synthase QueE: MYGKIHEIYSSISGEGISQGIPTVFVRFAGCSLRCGKTDTKQLWCDTPYALGPNQGESKSFEAIIKEIEGLDKDHGFQILLTGGEPLEGKNREVSTSIAQHIFTYRTREGKPYPAPRVETNGSEKITLDSFFIFTMDYKLPGSGMENRMDLENFQILEKRHNSLDEIKFVVRDRIDFERSIEVIREQKIQTNILYSPVHGEVDAKELVEWIKIDNPPKCRLSLQIHKVLWGNQKGV; encoded by the coding sequence ATGTACGGAAAAATTCATGAAATTTATTCATCTATTTCAGGAGAAGGAATCTCCCAAGGGATTCCCACTGTTTTTGTTCGTTTTGCTGGTTGTAGCTTACGTTGTGGAAAAACAGATACAAAACAACTTTGGTGTGATACACCCTATGCACTTGGACCAAACCAAGGGGAATCAAAAAGCTTTGAGGCTATCATTAAAGAAATTGAGGGTCTAGATAAAGACCATGGTTTCCAAATTTTACTGACAGGTGGAGAACCTCTCGAGGGGAAAAACCGTGAAGTTTCAACTTCCATTGCCCAACATATTTTTACATACCGCACTCGAGAGGGAAAACCTTACCCCGCTCCACGTGTAGAAACAAACGGGAGCGAAAAAATCACTCTCGATTCATTTTTCATTTTCACAATGGATTACAAACTTCCTGGTTCTGGTATGGAAAATCGGATGGATCTAGAAAATTTCCAGATCTTAGAAAAGAGACATAATTCACTTGACGAAATTAAGTTCGTTGTGCGAGATAGAATCGACTTTGAGAGAAGTATCGAAGTCATTCGCGAACAAAAAATACAGACAAATATATTGTATTCGCCAGTCCACGGTGAAGTGGACGCCAAAGAACTAGTTGAATGGATCAAAATAGACAACCCACCTAAGTGTCGTTTGTCGCTTCAAATTCATAAAGTGCTTTGGGGAAATCAGAAAGGAGTTTGA
- a CDS encoding DEAD/DEAH box helicase: MDIPTQLSLDFETNVEPKQSKEYGFLIDEPELGLAKVTKETSTTVELFFESKEIFRTVNKSNRNLHFLNQYPESLRVWEEFPKSMDLALTASQLKLTYNFNKLSSLSNSRTRLLPHQIESTFIVANSLKPRFILADEVGLGKTIEAGLAVKELMFRRGLKRVLVVAPSPLLVQWQQEMKNKFNEEFAIVRRRNFVTNGPDHWRNFNKIITSIDFIKNPRYAEEILGTKWDIVVFDEAHRLRRDYSKITRGYLFAEKIARKTECLLLLTATPFRGKLEELFYLLHLVDPNILGPYHTFINDYVVGQKGDLKEKISKVLLRRRKVEVGGFTKRFAKTVRIDLSPIERAFYDETTDYVKREYNMAMGTKNRAIGFVMVVFQKLLDSSVIALLSALQKRKFMLESKFHYMKEHETNLDDWDLDETEGVEDFITELEDEEMSSFQRIKRELFTLNRLIHLGKQIKEDKKTQKLRETLYRLKKEGHKKFIIFTQFRTTQDHLQSVLEPDFKVSPFHGSLSMDEKEVAIQKFKEDYEILICTEAGGEGRNLQFANILFNYDLPWSPLKIEQRIGRIHRFGQKDNVYIFNFASKDTVAERILEVLTNKIRLFEESIGASDDLLGTIEEELDFNSSLMKFITGTKTKEELETEFDLRIQVAQKGFEKLNALVTPKVLDFNLKDYYDHTLEEREWNNSHLEEVVSEGSKFFQNQLPGSLTAVSKGSYEYKNTDGKVKKATFDSDLALTNDSLEFMAFGHPFVEKVTELLTQSNVGRKKKYLYSKDLGQKILFVFQVEFDFSLKRKDLFFIEYDVKKKKSIVLTDKPKEWIEGKTYIPEKEIPLSKLEEAFIQCYPIVESEAEIKKEILQKETLSIFQKEEYKVELSHQKTIRQLEEKLMRQEAAYKWDNRPEKKAVLHKTMKEIQRAKDEFSVEMRKIKNGAKIFHRIQLFQTYISI; the protein is encoded by the coding sequence ATGGATATCCCAACTCAATTAAGTTTAGATTTTGAAACAAATGTTGAACCAAAACAATCGAAAGAGTATGGGTTTCTAATCGACGAACCAGAGTTAGGTCTCGCAAAAGTTACAAAAGAAACATCCACAACTGTTGAATTGTTCTTTGAATCCAAAGAAATCTTTCGAACTGTCAATAAATCCAATCGTAATTTACATTTTTTAAACCAATACCCTGAATCTCTTCGTGTTTGGGAAGAATTTCCGAAATCGATGGACCTTGCTCTCACTGCAAGCCAACTCAAACTCACCTATAATTTTAATAAGTTATCTTCCCTCTCAAACTCCAGAACACGATTACTTCCCCACCAGATAGAATCAACTTTCATCGTCGCAAATAGTTTAAAACCAAGATTCATTTTAGCGGACGAAGTAGGGCTTGGAAAAACGATTGAAGCAGGTCTTGCAGTCAAAGAACTAATGTTTCGTCGCGGCCTGAAACGAGTGTTAGTTGTAGCTCCATCTCCTCTTCTTGTCCAGTGGCAACAAGAGATGAAAAACAAATTCAACGAAGAATTTGCGATCGTTCGACGCCGAAATTTTGTAACAAACGGACCGGATCATTGGAGAAATTTTAATAAAATCATTACATCCATTGACTTTATCAAAAACCCAAGATATGCCGAAGAAATTTTAGGAACCAAGTGGGACATCGTTGTTTTTGATGAGGCGCATAGACTCCGAAGGGATTATTCTAAAATCACACGTGGGTATCTTTTTGCAGAAAAAATTGCTCGTAAAACCGAATGTTTACTCCTGCTTACAGCAACACCTTTCCGTGGAAAATTAGAAGAATTATTTTATCTCTTACATTTAGTGGATCCCAATATTTTAGGACCATACCATACTTTTATCAATGATTATGTAGTAGGGCAAAAAGGGGACTTAAAGGAAAAAATTTCCAAGGTTTTACTCCGTCGTCGTAAAGTGGAAGTTGGTGGATTCACAAAAAGATTCGCGAAAACTGTTCGGATTGATTTATCCCCCATTGAACGCGCGTTTTACGATGAGACAACAGACTATGTCAAACGCGAATACAATATGGCAATGGGTACAAAAAACCGAGCCATAGGATTTGTGATGGTCGTATTCCAAAAATTACTCGATTCCTCTGTCATTGCCTTACTCTCCGCTCTTCAAAAACGAAAGTTCATGTTGGAATCCAAATTCCATTATATGAAGGAACATGAAACCAATTTGGATGATTGGGATCTGGATGAAACAGAAGGTGTAGAAGATTTTATTACCGAACTTGAAGACGAAGAAATGTCTAGTTTCCAAAGGATCAAACGTGAATTATTTACACTCAATCGATTGATTCACTTGGGAAAACAAATCAAAGAAGATAAAAAAACTCAGAAACTAAGAGAAACTCTCTATCGATTGAAAAAAGAAGGTCATAAAAAGTTTATCATCTTCACTCAATTTCGTACAACACAAGATCACTTACAATCTGTGTTAGAACCAGACTTTAAAGTTTCTCCTTTCCATGGTTCATTAAGTATGGATGAAAAAGAAGTCGCTATTCAAAAATTCAAAGAAGATTATGAGATTCTTATTTGTACAGAAGCAGGTGGAGAAGGCCGTAATTTACAATTTGCCAATATTCTTTTTAATTATGATCTTCCTTGGAGTCCTCTAAAGATTGAACAGAGAATCGGTAGGATCCACCGTTTCGGTCAAAAAGACAATGTATATATCTTTAATTTTGCCTCCAAAGACACTGTTGCCGAAAGAATCTTAGAAGTATTAACCAATAAAATCCGTTTGTTTGAAGAATCCATTGGTGCATCAGATGATTTACTCGGTACCATCGAAGAAGAATTAGATTTTAATTCTAGTTTAATGAAGTTCATCACAGGAACCAAAACTAAAGAAGAATTAGAAACAGAATTTGACCTTCGTATCCAAGTGGCTCAAAAAGGTTTTGAAAAACTAAATGCTCTCGTGACCCCAAAGGTTTTGGATTTTAATTTAAAAGACTATTACGACCACACACTCGAAGAGAGAGAATGGAACAATAGCCATTTAGAAGAAGTTGTTTCAGAAGGTAGCAAATTCTTCCAAAACCAACTCCCGGGTTCATTAACTGCAGTAAGCAAAGGTTCCTATGAATATAAAAACACTGATGGCAAGGTAAAAAAAGCAACATTTGATTCGGACTTGGCACTTACAAACGATTCACTAGAATTTATGGCTTTTGGTCACCCATTCGTAGAAAAGGTAACGGAACTTTTAACACAAAGTAATGTTGGTCGTAAAAAGAAATACTTATACTCAAAAGATTTAGGGCAAAAAATTCTTTTTGTTTTCCAAGTGGAGTTTGATTTTTCACTCAAAAGGAAAGATCTTTTTTTCATCGAATATGATGTAAAGAAAAAGAAGTCCATAGTTCTCACTGACAAACCAAAAGAATGGATCGAAGGAAAAACATATATCCCTGAAAAGGAAATTCCTCTTTCGAAACTCGAAGAAGCTTTCATCCAATGTTATCCTATTGTAGAATCGGAAGCAGAAATCAAAAAAGAAATTTTACAAAAAGAAACTTTATCAATATTCCAAAAAGAAGAATACAAAGTGGAACTTTCTCACCAAAAAACGATTCGCCAATTGGAAGAGAAATTAATGCGCCAAGAAGCTGCTTATAAATGGGACAACCGTCCTGAAAAAAAAGCAGTCCTTCATAAAACAATGAAAGAAATCCAAAGAGCAAAAGATGAGTTTTCTGTGGAGATGCGTAAAATTAAGAACGGTGCCAAAATTTTCCACAGAATCCAACTCTTCCAAACATATATTAGCATTTAA